Proteins encoded together in one Paramagnetospirillum magnetotacticum MS-1 window:
- a CDS encoding glutamate synthase subunit beta, translating to MGKATGFKEFERKTPGYEAPAERVKHYREFTTPLTNEELACQGARCMDCGIPFCHQGCPVNNIIPDWNDLVYRNRWQEAAEVLHSTNNFPEFTGRVCPAPCEAACTLNITDSPVAIKTIEHAVVERAFAEGWLVPDLPKRETGKMVAVVGGGPAGMAAAQQLARAGHAVTLFEKNAQVGGLLRYGIPDFKLEKAVIDRRVAQMEAEGVTIRANTHVGVTFPVKDLLDGFDAVVLTGGSEKPRDLPVPGRELNGVHFAMDFLTQQNRRNSGEAVGVADILAKGKKVVVIGGGDTGADCVGTSNRQGAASITQIEIMPRPPEKEDKGLSWPLWPNRLRTSSSHDEGCERRWAVSTVRFTGKDGQVTGLDCTEVDAKFQPIPGTEFKLEADLVLLAMGFVHPVHEGLVEGLGLEKDGRGNVKADTIAYQTNNPKVFAAGDIRRGQSLVVWAIREGRQAARAVDAFLMGSSDLPAC from the coding sequence ATGGGAAAGGCTACCGGTTTCAAGGAATTCGAGCGCAAGACCCCGGGCTATGAGGCCCCGGCCGAGCGCGTGAAGCATTATCGCGAATTCACCACGCCGCTGACCAACGAGGAATTGGCCTGCCAGGGGGCGCGCTGCATGGATTGCGGCATTCCCTTCTGTCACCAGGGCTGCCCGGTCAACAATATCATTCCCGACTGGAATGATCTGGTGTACCGCAACCGTTGGCAGGAGGCCGCCGAGGTTCTCCACTCGACCAACAATTTCCCGGAATTCACCGGCCGCGTCTGCCCGGCTCCTTGCGAGGCGGCGTGCACGCTCAACATTACCGACAGCCCCGTGGCCATCAAGACCATCGAACATGCGGTGGTCGAACGCGCCTTCGCCGAAGGCTGGCTGGTGCCCGATCTGCCGAAGCGCGAGACCGGAAAGATGGTGGCGGTGGTGGGCGGCGGCCCGGCTGGCATGGCGGCGGCGCAGCAACTGGCCCGCGCCGGCCACGCCGTGACCCTGTTCGAGAAGAACGCCCAGGTGGGCGGTCTGCTGCGCTACGGCATTCCCGACTTCAAGTTGGAGAAGGCGGTCATCGACCGCCGCGTGGCGCAAATGGAGGCCGAGGGCGTCACCATTCGGGCCAACACCCATGTGGGTGTGACGTTCCCGGTCAAGGACCTGCTGGACGGTTTCGATGCCGTCGTGCTGACGGGTGGTTCGGAAAAGCCGCGTGATCTGCCGGTTCCAGGACGCGAGCTGAACGGCGTTCATTTCGCCATGGACTTCCTCACCCAGCAGAACCGACGCAATTCGGGCGAGGCGGTCGGCGTCGCCGATATCCTGGCCAAGGGCAAGAAGGTCGTGGTGATCGGCGGCGGCGATACCGGCGCCGACTGCGTCGGCACCTCCAACCGCCAGGGCGCCGCCTCCATCACTCAGATCGAGATCATGCCCCGTCCGCCTGAAAAGGAGGACAAGGGCCTGTCCTGGCCATTATGGCCCAATCGGCTGCGGACCTCGTCCTCCCATGATGAAGGCTGCGAGCGCCGCTGGGCGGTCTCCACCGTGCGTTTCACGGGCAAGGACGGCCAGGTCACCGGCCTCGACTGCACCGAGGTGGATGCCAAGTTCCAACCCATTCCCGGCACCGAGTTCAAACTGGAGGCCGATCTGGTCCTGCTGGCCATGGGCTTCGTCCATCCTGTCCATGAGGGACTGGTTGAGGGTCTGGGACTGGAGAAGGACGGGCGCGGCAATGTCAAGGCCGACACCATCGCCTATCAGACCAATAATCCCAAGGTTTTCGCCGCTGGCGACATCCGCCGCGGTCAGAGCCTGGTGGTCTGGGCCATCCGCGAGGGGCGTCAGGCGGCGCGCGCCGTGGATGCCTTTCTCATGGGCTCCAGCGACCTGCCTGCCTGCTGA
- a CDS encoding methyl-accepting chemotaxis protein produces MSISNWRFRAKILLIVVLSLLGMATIIAVNLANLHDELMTARKVKTQHVVETAHSVISHYVKLAKSGQMTTEAAQAAAIDAIKNMRYSGTEYFWINSLAGKMVVHPIRPDMQGQDLMGLKDPAGKNFFASMIEVVNKDKAGFVDYLWPKPGFDKPVPKLSYVKGIDEWAWLVGSGIYIDDVDTAFRAEVVQIGGIVAGVVFIVLLVSWWIGKNVVDGMHNVTGGIRKLAEGDTAVEIRGADRGDEIGDLVRAAEIFREHSLTMERMSAERAENRRQAEVERRSTLSGLADELERGVKSTVVMVSDSANRMQTTANGMAGSIDHASRESQAVAAAAQQTSSNVETVAAAAEELSSSIRGIGAQVMESAHIAKEAVDAANRTDSVVRGLSEAADRIGEVVRLINDIAGQTNLLALNATIEAARAGEAGKGFAVVANEVKHLASQTARATEEIGQQIASIQSTTADAVGAIESIGKTIGRMDEIAGSIADAVEQQGAATQEIARNVHEAADGAEEVSRHISSISRTASEAGVAARELLEAAAELAGESETLRSGVDRFLGEVRAM; encoded by the coding sequence ATGTCTATCAGTAATTGGCGTTTCAGAGCCAAGATTCTTCTCATCGTTGTGCTGTCGCTGCTGGGTATGGCGACGATCATCGCGGTGAATCTCGCCAATCTCCATGACGAGTTGATGACGGCCCGCAAGGTCAAGACCCAGCATGTGGTCGAAACCGCTCACAGCGTCATCAGCCATTACGTCAAACTGGCCAAATCCGGTCAGATGACCACCGAGGCCGCCCAGGCTGCCGCTATCGACGCCATCAAGAACATGCGCTATTCCGGAACCGAGTATTTCTGGATCAACAGCCTGGCGGGCAAGATGGTCGTCCACCCCATCCGCCCCGACATGCAAGGCCAGGACCTGATGGGTCTGAAGGATCCGGCGGGCAAGAATTTCTTCGCCTCGATGATTGAGGTGGTCAATAAGGACAAGGCCGGTTTCGTCGATTATCTGTGGCCCAAACCCGGATTCGACAAGCCGGTTCCCAAGCTGTCCTACGTCAAGGGGATAGATGAATGGGCGTGGCTGGTGGGGTCGGGCATCTATATCGATGACGTGGACACCGCTTTTCGCGCCGAGGTCGTTCAAATTGGCGGCATCGTGGCTGGTGTGGTGTTTATAGTGTTGCTGGTGTCCTGGTGGATCGGCAAGAACGTTGTCGATGGCATGCACAATGTCACCGGCGGAATCCGCAAACTGGCCGAGGGCGACACCGCTGTCGAGATCAGGGGGGCTGATCGCGGCGACGAGATCGGTGATCTGGTCCGTGCCGCTGAGATCTTTCGCGAACACTCTCTGACCATGGAACGGATGTCGGCGGAACGGGCTGAAAATCGCCGTCAGGCAGAGGTGGAACGCCGCTCCACCCTGTCCGGTCTGGCCGACGAGTTGGAGCGCGGCGTCAAATCGACCGTGGTGATGGTCAGCGATTCCGCCAATCGCATGCAGACGACGGCCAATGGCATGGCGGGTTCTATCGATCACGCCTCGCGGGAAAGTCAGGCCGTGGCGGCGGCTGCCCAGCAGACCTCGTCCAACGTGGAAACAGTGGCCGCCGCGGCCGAGGAATTGTCGTCATCCATTCGCGGCATCGGCGCTCAGGTGATGGAAAGCGCTCATATCGCCAAGGAGGCTGTTGACGCCGCCAACCGCACCGATTCCGTGGTGCGCGGCCTGTCCGAGGCCGCCGACCGGATCGGAGAGGTGGTGCGCCTGATCAATGATATCGCAGGTCAGACCAATTTGCTGGCTCTGAACGCCACCATCGAGGCCGCTCGGGCGGGCGAGGCTGGCAAGGGCTTCGCCGTGGTGGCCAATGAGGTCAAGCATCTGGCCAGCCAGACCGCCAGGGCCACCGAAGAGATCGGCCAGCAGATCGCCTCCATCCAATCGACCACTGCCGACGCGGTGGGTGCCATCGAGTCCATCGGCAAAACCATCGGCCGCATGGATGAGATTGCCGGTTCCATCGCCGATGCGGTGGAGCAGCAGGGCGCGGCGACTCAGGAAATCGCCCGCAATGTCCACGAGGCGGCCGATGGGGCAGAGGAGGTATCGCGCCACATCTCCTCCATCAGCCGGACCGCATCGGAAGCCGGTGTGGCAGCCCGCGAATTGTTGGAAGCGGCGGCGGAATTGGCTGGAGAGTCCGAAACCCTGCGCAGCGGCGTGGACCGTTTCCTGGGCGAAGTGCGGGCAATGTAG
- a CDS encoding NnrS family protein: protein MATIPLMEPVYKGSRGPVFFAAGFRPFFLFAAIQAAVMLPVWLLAFAGILPVPANWNPVVWHSHAMVFGLGGAAVGGFLLTAVPNWTNSHHVSGRPLMALFGLWLAGRAAVALAGILPPLLVAAIDLGYLPLLAYLLAKPLIQAGKWRNIVFLPILGVLWLAGMCAHIEALTGHVAGLKGVTLGIFILLLMIAIVGGRIIPSFTQNWLRMQGRPVDVAPVGWIESGGAGGIVALAGLAQVLLPSSPLAGGTLLLAALVHAWRLSGWHGLKVVSSPILVILHVGYAWMVLGFALLGLSAFIASLPPSAALHALTAGAIATMIMAVMSRAALGHAGHPLVVSKLTVWAYGLISAGALLRVVAPVIPDGMMVLTMMGGGVWTLAWLLYVVVYFPICTRPRADGRPG, encoded by the coding sequence ATGGCCACGATTCCGTTGATGGAACCCGTCTACAAGGGCTCGCGGGGGCCGGTGTTCTTTGCCGCCGGGTTTCGCCCGTTCTTTCTGTTCGCCGCCATCCAGGCCGCGGTCATGCTGCCTGTCTGGCTATTGGCATTTGCCGGAATTCTCCCCGTTCCGGCCAACTGGAATCCGGTGGTCTGGCATTCCCATGCCATGGTCTTCGGGCTGGGCGGCGCGGCGGTGGGCGGCTTTCTGCTGACAGCGGTTCCCAACTGGACCAATTCCCACCATGTGTCGGGCAGGCCGTTGATGGCGCTGTTCGGCCTGTGGCTGGCTGGGCGCGCAGCCGTTGCCCTGGCTGGAATTCTACCGCCGCTCCTGGTGGCGGCCATCGATCTTGGTTATCTGCCGCTTCTGGCCTATCTCCTGGCCAAGCCCCTGATTCAGGCTGGCAAGTGGCGCAACATCGTTTTTCTACCCATTCTCGGCGTTTTGTGGCTGGCCGGGATGTGCGCCCATATCGAGGCGCTGACCGGTCATGTGGCGGGGCTCAAGGGCGTGACTCTGGGCATTTTCATCTTGTTGCTGATGATTGCCATCGTGGGCGGACGCATTATTCCCTCCTTCACCCAGAATTGGCTGCGCATGCAGGGCCGACCGGTGGATGTCGCCCCGGTGGGCTGGATCGAAAGCGGCGGGGCAGGGGGCATCGTCGCCCTGGCGGGGCTCGCCCAGGTCTTGCTGCCGTCGTCGCCTCTGGCAGGAGGGACGTTGCTGCTTGCGGCGTTGGTCCATGCCTGGCGGCTGTCGGGCTGGCATGGGCTCAAGGTCGTCTCCAGTCCCATTCTCGTCATCTTGCATGTGGGCTATGCCTGGATGGTTTTGGGCTTCGCCTTGCTGGGGCTGTCGGCGTTCATCGCATCTCTGCCGCCTTCGGCCGCTTTGCACGCCCTGACCGCAGGGGCCATCGCCACCATGATCATGGCGGTGATGAGCCGTGCCGCGCTGGGCCATGCCGGTCATCCGCTGGTGGTTTCCAAGCTTACGGTCTGGGCCTATGGCCTGATTTCGGCGGGTGCACTGCTTCGCGTGGTGGCCCCGGTCATTCCCGACGGCATGATGGTTCTCACCATGATGGGGGGCGGGGTGTGGACCCTTGCCTGGCTGCTGTATGTGGTGGTCTACTTTCCCATCTGCACCCGTCCGCGCGCCGACGGGCGGCCTGGGTGA
- a CDS encoding SAM hydrolase/SAM-dependent halogenase family protein, with protein MIVFFTDFGAQGPYLGQMEMVIRRALPTEPVVNLLADAPRFDPKSSAYLLAALSPGIPRQSVVLAVVDPGVGGERLPLVVEADGVLFVGPDNGLFEPLIRRSGSIRAWEIVWRPERMSASFHGRDLFAPIAARLAAGLGPEDAGCRTMEAPRRPDWPDDLAAIIYHDHYGNAWTGLRAAILGETTVLRAGGHDFHRARTFSDVPPGKGFWYENSAGLAEIAVNGGSAARLPSLALGACVTK; from the coding sequence ATGATTGTCTTTTTCACCGATTTCGGGGCGCAGGGCCCCTATCTCGGCCAGATGGAGATGGTCATCCGCCGCGCCCTGCCCACCGAACCGGTGGTCAATCTTTTGGCCGACGCCCCCCGGTTCGATCCCAAGTCATCGGCCTATCTGCTGGCCGCGCTCTCACCCGGCATTCCCCGCCAGTCCGTGGTTCTGGCGGTGGTGGATCCGGGTGTGGGCGGCGAGCGACTGCCCCTGGTGGTGGAAGCCGACGGCGTGCTGTTCGTCGGCCCGGATAACGGGCTGTTTGAGCCCTTGATCCGCCGTTCCGGGTCGATTCGGGCCTGGGAAATCGTCTGGCGGCCCGAACGCATGTCGGCCAGCTTTCACGGCCGCGATCTTTTCGCACCCATCGCCGCGCGTCTGGCTGCGGGGCTCGGGCCCGAGGATGCCGGGTGCCGGACCATGGAGGCGCCGCGCCGACCGGATTGGCCCGATGATCTGGCGGCCATCATTTATCATGATCATTACGGCAATGCCTGGACCGGTTTGCGCGCCGCTATTCTGGGCGAGACTACGGTTTTACGGGCCGGAGGGCATGACTTTCACCGGGCGCGGACTTTTTCCGATGTCCCGCCGGGCAAGGGCTTTTGGTACGAAAATTCGGCGGGACTGGCCGAAATCGCCGTCAATGGCGGTTCAGCCGCCAGATTGCCATCACTGGCCCTTGGTGCTTGCGTTACAAAATAA
- a CDS encoding MBL fold metallo-hydrolase: MVCTVKFWGVRGSIACPSPEHVVYGGNTSCIAVTTEAGIVVFDAGTGIRSLGREIIGRGVGHAQLFFTHTHWDHINGFPFFAPAYNPAFRLDIHGPKQEGSPRGIQHVLTGQMETPNFPVPLAAMRGIVSYEDFEVGSVFSPYDGVTLRTAPLRHPNGACGYRLETEGVAMAYITDTEHLPGTPDENVLFLMRGADLVIYDCTYTDEQFPSKVGWGHSTWQEGVRLARAAGVKRLAIFHHDPEHTDVVMAAIEAEAVQSWDGVVVARDGMEIQL, translated from the coding sequence ATGGTTTGCACGGTGAAGTTTTGGGGGGTGCGAGGAAGCATCGCCTGTCCTTCGCCCGAGCATGTGGTCTATGGCGGCAACACGTCTTGTATTGCTGTTACCACCGAAGCCGGGATCGTGGTCTTTGATGCCGGAACGGGAATCCGGTCCCTGGGGCGCGAGATTATCGGGCGTGGCGTCGGCCATGCCCAGTTGTTCTTCACCCATACCCATTGGGACCATATCAACGGCTTTCCCTTCTTTGCCCCCGCTTATAATCCGGCCTTCCGCCTCGATATTCACGGACCAAAGCAGGAGGGAAGCCCGCGCGGCATCCAGCATGTCCTGACCGGCCAGATGGAAACACCCAATTTTCCCGTGCCCCTGGCCGCCATGCGCGGCATCGTTTCGTATGAAGATTTCGAGGTGGGGTCCGTCTTTTCTCCCTATGACGGCGTCACGCTGCGTACGGCGCCCCTGCGCCATCCCAATGGCGCCTGCGGGTATCGTCTGGAGACCGAAGGCGTCGCCATGGCCTATATCACCGATACCGAGCATCTGCCCGGCACGCCGGACGAGAATGTCTTGTTCCTGATGCGGGGCGCCGATCTGGTGATCTACGACTGCACCTATACGGATGAGCAGTTTCCGTCCAAGGTCGGATGGGGCCATTCCACCTGGCAGGAGGGGGTCCGCCTGGCCCGCGCCGCTGGCGTGAAGCGTCTGGCCATCTTCCACCATGATCCCGAGCACACCGATGTCGTCATGGCCGCCATCGAGGCCGAGGCCGTCCAGTCATGGGATGGCGTGGTCGTCGCTCGCGACGGCATGGAAATTCAGCTTTAG
- a CDS encoding MucR family transcriptional regulator, which translates to MSDINSDKTNRDDLLRMAVDVVAAYVGKNPVPAGQLPELINTVYGSLSSLEGGQPEAKSEAPKPAIAVKKSVTPDYIICLEDGKKLKMLKRHLRTTYNMTPDEYRVKWGLPPDYPMVAPNYAAQRSDFAKKIGLGRKAGETADKPVRRGRR; encoded by the coding sequence ATGAGCGACATCAACTCGGATAAAACCAATCGTGACGACCTGCTGCGCATGGCCGTCGACGTAGTTGCCGCCTATGTGGGAAAGAACCCGGTTCCCGCAGGACAATTGCCGGAATTGATCAATACGGTCTACGGATCGCTTTCGTCCCTCGAGGGTGGCCAGCCGGAAGCAAAGTCCGAAGCGCCGAAGCCTGCCATCGCGGTCAAGAAGTCGGTGACCCCCGACTACATCATCTGTCTCGAAGACGGCAAGAAGCTGAAGATGCTGAAGCGGCATCTGCGCACCACTTACAACATGACCCCGGACGAGTATCGGGTGAAGTGGGGCCTGCCGCCCGACTATCCCATGGTCGCCCCCAACTACGCCGCACAGCGCTCTGACTTCGCCAAGAAGATCGGCTTGGGCCGCAAGGCTGGCGAAACCGCCGATAAGCCGGTCCGCCGCGGCCGCCGCTAA
- the rpiB gene encoding ribose 5-phosphate isomerase B: MSAKIMAIACDHGGVDLKDVLIKDLAASGWTVLDLGTDGPESVDYPDFAVKLAQALKDGKAERGVLLCGTGIGISIAANRFDHIRAALVHDAFGARMCRQHNDANVLVMGGRTIGPEVARDCLKIFTETEFEGGRHARRVSKLSANG; the protein is encoded by the coding sequence ATGAGCGCGAAAATCATGGCCATTGCCTGCGATCATGGCGGTGTCGATCTCAAGGACGTGCTGATCAAGGATCTGGCCGCATCGGGCTGGACGGTTCTTGACCTGGGGACCGACGGACCCGAGTCCGTCGATTATCCTGATTTCGCGGTCAAGCTGGCCCAGGCCCTGAAGGACGGCAAGGCCGAACGCGGCGTTCTGCTCTGCGGCACCGGCATCGGCATCTCCATCGCCGCCAACCGTTTCGATCATATCCGCGCAGCCCTGGTGCACGACGCTTTCGGCGCCCGAATGTGCCGTCAGCACAATGACGCCAATGTTCTTGTCATGGGCGGGCGCACCATCGGTCCCGAAGTGGCGCGCGATTGCCTGAAGATTTTCACCGAGACCGAATTCGAGGGCGGCCGTCATGCGCGGCGCGTCTCCAAGTTGTCCGCTAACGGATAA
- the glyA gene encoding serine hydroxymethyltransferase, which yields MSSAPTDAFFRTSLAERDPEVFAAITSELKRQQDQIELIASENIVSRAVLEAQGSVLTNKYAEGYPGKRYYGGCEFVDIAESLAISRACQIFGCTYANVQPSSGSQANQGVYMALLQPGDTVMGMSLAAGGHLTHGASVNQSGKWFKAVQYGVRKQDSQIDFAEVEELARTHKPKLIIAGGSAYPRTIDFARFRKIADEVGAFFMVDMAHFAGLVAGGAYPNPLPHAHVVTTTTHKTLRGPRGGMILSNDADIGKKINSAIFPGIQGGPLMHVIAGKAVAFGEALKPEFKLYARQVVDNARALADTLVRRGLDIVSGGTDSHLMLVDLRPKKLTGKAAEASLEHAGMTCNKNGIPFDPEKPTITSGVRLGTPAATTRGFGIEEFKKVGELIGDVLDGLAANPEDNSAAEARARAEVAELCRRFPIYS from the coding sequence ATGTCCAGCGCACCCACCGACGCCTTTTTCCGCACTTCGCTCGCCGAGCGTGATCCCGAGGTCTTCGCGGCCATCACCAGCGAGTTGAAGCGCCAGCAGGATCAGATCGAGCTGATCGCTTCCGAGAACATCGTGTCGCGCGCGGTTCTCGAGGCCCAGGGGTCTGTGCTGACCAACAAATACGCCGAGGGTTATCCCGGCAAGCGTTATTACGGCGGCTGCGAGTTTGTCGATATCGCCGAAAGCCTGGCCATCTCGCGCGCCTGTCAGATCTTCGGCTGCACCTACGCCAATGTTCAGCCCAGTTCGGGCTCCCAGGCCAATCAGGGCGTCTATATGGCGCTGCTGCAGCCGGGCGATACCGTCATGGGTATGAGCCTGGCGGCCGGTGGTCACCTGACCCATGGCGCCTCTGTCAACCAGTCGGGCAAGTGGTTCAAGGCCGTTCAATACGGCGTGCGCAAGCAAGATTCCCAGATCGACTTCGCCGAGGTCGAGGAACTGGCCCGCACCCATAAGCCCAAGCTGATCATCGCCGGTGGTTCCGCCTATCCGCGCACCATCGACTTCGCCCGCTTCCGCAAGATCGCCGATGAGGTGGGGGCGTTCTTCATGGTCGATATGGCGCATTTCGCCGGTCTGGTGGCGGGTGGCGCCTATCCCAACCCGCTGCCCCATGCCCATGTGGTGACCACCACCACCCACAAGACGCTGCGCGGTCCGCGCGGCGGCATGATCCTGTCCAACGACGCCGATATCGGCAAGAAGATCAACTCGGCCATCTTCCCCGGCATCCAGGGTGGCCCCTTGATGCATGTCATCGCGGGCAAGGCGGTGGCCTTCGGCGAGGCGCTGAAGCCCGAGTTCAAGCTCTATGCCCGCCAGGTGGTGGACAATGCCCGCGCCCTGGCCGACACCTTGGTGCGCCGGGGCCTGGACATCGTCTCGGGCGGCACCGATTCCCACCTGATGCTGGTGGATCTGCGGCCCAAGAAGCTGACCGGCAAGGCCGCCGAGGCCAGCCTGGAACATGCGGGCATGACCTGCAACAAGAACGGTATTCCCTTCGACCCGGAAAAGCCGACCATCACCTCGGGCGTGCGTCTGGGCACGCCAGCGGCGACCACGCGCGGTTTCGGCATCGAAGAGTTCAAGAAGGTGGGCGAGCTGATCGGCGACGTACTCGACGGTCTGGCCGCCAACCCAGAGGATAATTCGGCGGCCGAGGCCCGTGCGCGGGCCGAGGTGGCTGAGCTGTGCCGGCGCTTCCCGATCTATTCGTAA
- the nrdR gene encoding transcriptional regulator NrdR yields the protein MRCPFCGHDDTQVKDSRPTEDNSAIRRRRSCPECGSRFTTFERVQIRDLVVIKKDGGRSPFDRDKVLKSLRIALRKRPVDDEQIERIVNGIHRRLESMGENEVPSKFIGELVMEVLMDLDKVAYVRYASVYRNFREAKDFEDFLGKMVVPRLD from the coding sequence ATGCGGTGTCCGTTTTGCGGTCACGACGATACCCAGGTGAAGGATTCGCGGCCGACCGAGGATAACTCGGCCATCCGGCGGCGGCGGTCCTGCCCGGAATGTGGTTCGCGCTTCACCACCTTCGAGCGGGTGCAGATCCGCGATCTGGTGGTGATCAAGAAGGATGGCGGCCGTTCGCCCTTCGACCGCGACAAGGTGTTGAAGTCGCTACGCATCGCGCTTCGCAAGCGCCCCGTGGATGACGAGCAGATCGAACGCATCGTCAACGGCATCCATCGCCGCCTGGAAAGCATGGGTGAAAACGAGGTGCCGTCCAAGTTCATCGGCGAACTGGTGATGGAGGTGCTGATGGACCTCGACAAGGTCGCCTATGTCCGCTACGCCTCGGTATACCGCAATTTCCGCGAAGCCAAGGACTTCGAGGATTTCCTGGGGAAGATGGTTGTCCCACGCCTCGACTGA
- the ribD gene encoding bifunctional diaminohydroxyphosphoribosylaminopyrimidine deaminase/5-amino-6-(5-phosphoribosylamino)uracil reductase RibD: MRAALALARRGLGTVWPNPAVGCVIVRDGRVVGRGWTQPGGRPHAETEALAMAGRAANGATVYVTLEPCAHHGKTAPCADALIAAGVSRVVVAVQDPDSRVAGKGIDRLRVAGIPVTEGVLHAEASELNAGFFLRINTGRPLVTLKLATTLDGRIATHTGESRWITGEQARAAAHLLRAETDAIMVGSGTALHDDPDLTCRLPGLVERSPVRVVVDGRLRLPLTSRLVSTANEVPTWLLTLEDCDSDRREAYEDAGVDVVEVSPGPDGAVDLELALQALGESGVTRVLVEGGAHLSAALLRAGLVDRMVWFRAPRLMGGDGLPAAVSFGIDHLAQTPHFERVEIRALGDDVMETYIRL; encoded by the coding sequence ATGCGGGCCGCTCTGGCGCTTGCCCGGCGCGGCTTGGGTACTGTGTGGCCCAATCCGGCCGTGGGCTGCGTCATCGTGCGCGATGGCAGGGTGGTGGGACGCGGCTGGACCCAGCCGGGCGGACGCCCCCATGCCGAGACCGAAGCCCTGGCCATGGCGGGACGCGCGGCCAATGGTGCCACGGTCTATGTGACCCTGGAGCCTTGCGCCCATCACGGCAAGACGGCGCCATGCGCCGACGCCCTGATCGCCGCCGGTGTGTCCCGCGTTGTGGTCGCCGTGCAGGACCCGGATTCCCGTGTGGCGGGCAAGGGCATCGACCGTCTGCGGGTGGCGGGCATTCCGGTGACCGAGGGCGTGTTGCACGCCGAGGCCTCGGAACTGAATGCCGGTTTCTTTCTGCGCATCAATACCGGTCGGCCCCTGGTGACCCTGAAGCTGGCCACAACCCTGGACGGCCGCATCGCCACCCATACCGGGGAAAGCCGCTGGATCACCGGCGAACAGGCCCGTGCGGCGGCTCATCTGCTGCGCGCCGAGACCGACGCCATCATGGTGGGGAGCGGTACGGCCCTGCATGACGACCCCGATCTCACGTGCCGCCTGCCGGGACTGGTGGAGCGCTCGCCGGTCCGCGTGGTGGTGGACGGGCGGTTGCGCCTGCCGCTGACCAGCCGGTTGGTTTCCACCGCCAATGAGGTTCCCACCTGGCTGCTGACGCTGGAGGATTGCGATTCCGACCGGCGCGAGGCCTATGAGGATGCCGGTGTGGACGTGGTCGAGGTCTCGCCCGGTCCCGACGGCGCCGTCGATCTTGAACTGGCCTTGCAGGCCCTGGGCGAAAGCGGCGTGACGCGGGTGCTGGTGGAGGGTGGTGCCCATCTGTCCGCCGCCTTGCTGCGCGCCGGTCTGGTGGACCGCATGGTCTGGTTCCGGGCGCCGCGCCTGATGGGCGGCGACGGTTTGCCTGCCGCCGTTTCCTTCGGCATCGACCATCTGGCCCAGACCCCCCATTTCGAACGCGTCGAAATCCGTGCCCTCGGCGACGACGTGATGGAAACCTATATCCGTCTATAG
- a CDS encoding riboflavin synthase, whose product MFTGIVTDLGVVRRIVRGEGREARFEIASRYDTATIAIGASIAHNGVCLTIIEVGPDWHAVEASAETLSKTTLGGWVEGSKVNLERALKVGDELGGHIVSGHVDGVAKVVDIRPENESLRFTFETPADLACFVAPKGSVALDGVSLTVNEVDGRRFGVNIIPHTQSVTTFGTYRPGHEVNMEIDMLARYVARLLQKD is encoded by the coding sequence ATGTTCACCGGCATCGTCACCGATCTCGGCGTGGTGCGCCGTATCGTTCGCGGCGAGGGGCGCGAAGCCCGTTTCGAGATAGCCAGCCGCTACGACACCGCAACCATCGCCATCGGCGCCAGCATCGCCCATAACGGCGTCTGCCTGACCATCATCGAGGTGGGGCCGGACTGGCATGCGGTGGAAGCCTCTGCCGAGACCTTGTCCAAGACCACCCTGGGCGGTTGGGTCGAAGGCTCCAAGGTCAATCTGGAACGGGCTCTCAAAGTGGGCGACGAACTGGGCGGCCATATCGTTTCCGGCCATGTGGACGGCGTCGCCAAGGTGGTGGATATCCGCCCCGAGAACGAATCCCTGCGCTTTACCTTCGAAACGCCCGCCGATCTGGCCTGTTTTGTGGCGCCCAAGGGTTCGGTGGCGCTGGACGGCGTGTCGCTGACTGTCAACGAGGTTGACGGTCGGCGCTTCGGGGTCAACATCATTCCCCATACCCAGTCGGTGACGACCTTCGGCACCTATCGCCCCGGCCATGAGGTGAATATGGAAATCGACATGCTGGCACGCTATGTTGCCCGCCTGTTGCAAAAGGACTGA